One stretch of Corynebacterium auriscanis DNA includes these proteins:
- a CDS encoding sensor histidine kinase yields the protein MILRRLPAEASPWDRRSAEGRDEDLFEDRASSSRVGGKFGRPSWLHVARFSVRGLSLRARLSILVALMVLITILVITITAYTSVSQVLYTELDKNLQTRAQAAIDRSEQPFPDDYDANGEYTPRFHEVSSNMRIMIIPSSHTGQSTPIRQFESVLRSPQISVMRGEEPFNFDTTDSERLFAVRTVDGRVIVVAQDLALTKQTLNALELVLVLVGVSGAVGAIILSIAIVNAGLQPIGRLRRAADRVTETGELRKITVYSHDELSSLTQSFNDMMSALEDAQTKQRNLVADASHELKTPLTSMRTNIELLMQASKNEQATISDEDRADIERDVIAQIEEMSSLIGDLVELAREETHEVPLATVDVANILEGCIGRVQRRRPDVRFEFRKVEWTLEGDSFGMSRALLNLLDNAAKWSPTDGTVRIDMIPAGRELELRVSDSGPGIPEGERERVFDRFYRSISSRSMPGSGLGLSIVKHMVERHGGSIRADESDDGGAMMVVRLPGDPVMAVEGGVDKEDK from the coding sequence ATGATTCTCCGGAGGCTTCCTGCTGAAGCCTCCCCCTGGGATCGGCGCTCCGCGGAGGGGCGGGATGAAGATCTCTTTGAAGACCGAGCGTCATCCAGCAGGGTAGGAGGCAAGTTTGGCCGGCCATCCTGGCTGCATGTCGCTCGTTTCTCTGTCCGCGGCTTATCGCTGCGGGCGCGCCTTTCGATCCTCGTTGCCCTCATGGTGCTCATCACCATCTTGGTAATCACGATTACTGCGTATACGTCGGTGAGCCAGGTTCTCTACACGGAACTGGACAAAAACCTGCAAACACGCGCGCAGGCGGCAATTGACCGTTCTGAGCAACCCTTTCCTGATGATTACGACGCCAACGGGGAATACACGCCTCGATTCCATGAAGTGTCAAGCAACATGCGGATCATGATCATTCCTTCCAGCCACACCGGCCAGTCCACTCCGATCCGCCAGTTCGAATCCGTTCTGCGCTCACCGCAGATTTCCGTAATGAGGGGTGAAGAACCCTTCAATTTTGATACCACCGATAGCGAACGCCTGTTCGCCGTGCGAACCGTCGACGGGCGCGTGATTGTGGTGGCCCAAGACCTAGCGCTTACGAAGCAGACGCTGAATGCGCTTGAACTGGTCTTGGTGCTCGTAGGCGTGTCGGGGGCCGTGGGCGCGATCATTCTGAGTATCGCGATTGTGAATGCTGGTTTGCAGCCCATCGGACGGCTCAGGCGCGCTGCCGACCGCGTAACGGAAACTGGTGAACTGCGCAAGATTACGGTCTACAGTCACGACGAACTCAGCTCGCTCACCCAATCCTTCAACGACATGATGAGCGCACTCGAGGATGCCCAAACGAAGCAACGCAATCTAGTCGCAGATGCCTCGCATGAGCTGAAAACACCCCTGACGTCGATGCGCACAAACATCGAACTGTTGATGCAGGCATCCAAAAATGAACAGGCGACGATCAGCGATGAAGATCGTGCGGATATCGAGCGAGATGTGATTGCGCAGATTGAAGAGATGAGTTCCCTCATCGGTGACTTAGTGGAATTGGCTCGCGAGGAAACACACGAAGTGCCCCTTGCCACCGTCGACGTTGCAAATATTTTGGAGGGCTGCATTGGGCGCGTTCAGCGCCGCCGCCCTGATGTACGGTTTGAGTTCCGCAAGGTGGAGTGGACGTTGGAAGGGGACAGTTTTGGCATGAGTCGCGCACTTCTCAATTTGCTGGATAATGCCGCCAAGTGGTCGCCCACAGATGGCACTGTCCGTATCGACATGATTCCTGCTGGCAGGGAGCTGGAGTTGCGCGTATCCGATAGTGGCCCTGGCATACCCGAGGGCGAGCGCGAGCGTGTCTTCGACCGCTTCTATCGCTCCATTAGCTCGCGGTCCATGCCCGGTTCGGGCTTGGGGCTGTCCATTGTGAAACATATGGTGGAACGCCACGGTGGCAGCATCCGCGCCGACGAAAGTGACGATGGGGGAGCGATGATGGTTGTGCGGCTGCCGGGGGATCCCGTCATGGCGGTAGAAGGGGGCGTCGATAAAGAAGACAAGTGA
- the rpmF gene encoding 50S ribosomal protein L32, with protein sequence MAVPKRRMSRANTHSRRSQWKADNVALSNVKVQGQEVQIPRRLVKAAQLGLIDLD encoded by the coding sequence ATGGCTGTACCAAAGCGTCGCATGTCCCGCGCAAACACCCACTCCCGTCGTTCCCAGTGGAAGGCCGACAATGTCGCCCTTTCCAACGTGAAGGTTCAGGGCCAAGAGGTTCAGATCCCGCGTCGACTGGTGAAGGCTGCTCAGCTGGGTCTGATCGACCTCGACTAG
- a CDS encoding helix-turn-helix domain-containing protein — translation MMSYTPDPAVVAAFDLIANHRYSALHAAQATGCTDRALRDYITSQGARLARGRGGGGLATHKTTTQMMVMFLACAGRSDHDIAARTGVHPVTVYRWVHNSVMPVPRPSVSSTSNRDQPIVLSVDPVVVNYQPATVKVGRGMRLTAFDRVYIKFCLDQSYSIRRTARQLGRHPSVISREVTRNSIDGVYHPLIAQQRSIDAAKRPKPRKLDAHTTLRRIVIRLLEPAGLTETYRS, via the coding sequence ATGATGTCCTACACTCCCGATCCTGCTGTTGTTGCTGCTTTCGACCTGATCGCGAACCACCGCTACAGCGCACTGCACGCAGCCCAAGCCACCGGCTGTACCGACCGTGCGTTGCGGGACTACATCACAAGCCAAGGTGCGCGCCTTGCGCGGGGACGTGGTGGTGGTGGTCTTGCCACCCACAAGACAACCACCCAGATGATGGTCATGTTCTTAGCATGTGCTGGGCGAAGTGATCACGATATTGCCGCCAGAACTGGTGTCCACCCAGTTACCGTGTACCGGTGGGTACATAATTCTGTCATGCCTGTGCCCCGCCCGTCGGTATCGTCGACAAGTAACCGTGATCAACCCATTGTGTTGTCAGTAGACCCCGTGGTGGTGAATTATCAGCCAGCGACAGTCAAAGTCGGCCGGGGTATGCGCTTAACCGCGTTCGACAGGGTCTACATCAAGTTTTGCCTAGATCAGAGTTATTCCATCCGCCGCACCGCCCGACAACTCGGCAGGCATCCCAGCGTGATCAGCCGCGAGGTCACCCGCAACAGTATCGACGGGGTGTATCACCCACTGATAGCCCAGCAACGCAGCATCGATGCAGCCAAACGCCCGAAACCGCGAAAACTTGATGCTCATACCACGTTACGACGTATCGTCATTCGACTGCTTGAACCGGCAGGTCTCACCGAGACGTATCGTAGCTAG
- a CDS encoding AEC family transporter, whose product MIQVLAGFAVVIAIIALGFAVGRFRLLGPNAVYTLNMFVYWIALPATLVHFMSNTNVSELFGANLAVVALSTLSAGVIGFIGYRYLAGRGTSDSLVAMLACSYCNGSNLGIPLATHLLDNPSLTLPVILFQVGFYGPVSVLLLDLNSGHRSQSLLRDLALTIIKNPLIIGAGVGITLSVAKLNFGFQLPAIAAEPIEIIANATVAVALIAFGMSMAEVRVFQRGHSPRRSVLAASLVKTVVHPAIALGLGIFIFDATGQLLLAMALLAGLPTGQNVFTYAQRFGVNKVLARDTAVISTAMSIPCMAAIMVLLN is encoded by the coding sequence ATGATCCAAGTTTTGGCCGGTTTCGCCGTCGTCATTGCGATCATCGCCCTCGGGTTCGCGGTGGGGCGTTTTCGCCTTTTAGGCCCTAATGCGGTTTACACGCTCAATATGTTCGTGTACTGGATTGCACTACCGGCAACGCTGGTGCACTTCATGTCCAACACGAACGTCTCTGAATTATTCGGCGCAAACTTGGCCGTAGTCGCCCTCAGTACGCTTTCGGCCGGGGTGATCGGTTTCATAGGCTACCGGTACCTAGCTGGTCGCGGCACGAGTGATTCGCTCGTGGCCATGTTGGCCTGCTCCTATTGCAATGGGTCAAACCTCGGCATCCCCTTGGCCACCCATCTATTGGACAATCCTTCCCTTACCCTGCCGGTCATCCTTTTTCAGGTGGGCTTCTACGGCCCAGTTTCCGTACTATTACTGGATCTCAACTCCGGACACCGCTCGCAAAGTCTTCTCCGGGACCTCGCGCTGACCATCATCAAAAACCCGCTCATCATCGGCGCGGGCGTCGGTATAACGTTATCGGTCGCTAAGCTGAACTTTGGGTTTCAGCTGCCGGCGATCGCCGCGGAGCCCATAGAGATCATCGCGAACGCCACTGTGGCCGTTGCCCTGATCGCATTTGGCATGTCGATGGCGGAAGTCCGCGTTTTCCAGCGCGGCCACAGCCCCCGCCGCAGCGTTCTGGCCGCCTCGCTGGTCAAGACCGTAGTTCACCCCGCCATCGCCTTGGGGCTGGGGATTTTTATTTTCGACGCCACCGGCCAGCTGCTTTTGGCCATGGCGTTACTGGCCGGTCTTCCAACGGGGCAGAACGTATTCACGTATGCCCAGAGATTCGGGGTGAATAAGGTCCTAGCCCGCGATACCGCGGTTATATCTACAGCCATGTCGATACCGTGCATGGCGGCCATTATGGTGTTGCTGAATTAA
- the rpmB gene encoding 50S ribosomal protein L28: MSAHCQVTGRTPKFGKTVSHSHRRTSRRWNPNIQRRSFYLPSEGRTITLNVSTKGLKTIDRDGIESVVAKIRARGEKI, translated from the coding sequence ATGTCGGCACATTGCCAGGTGACGGGGCGGACGCCGAAATTCGGCAAGACCGTTTCCCACTCGCACCGCCGTACGAGCCGTCGCTGGAACCCAAATATCCAGCGTCGCTCTTTCTACCTGCCCTCCGAAGGACGCACCATCACTTTGAACGTGTCCACCAAGGGCCTGAAGACCATCGACCGTGACGGCATCGAATCTGTCGTTGCCAAGATCCGCGCCCGTGGGGAGAAGATCTAA
- a CDS encoding MogA/MoaB family molybdenum cofactor biosynthesis protein, with protein MNIPKVGEVDNEELERVTGDIPEPDDALFHTLDAEARMYQDPTRRALLHAMVVIVTDQPEKHARFGELVGELLSEEDFLVDAILEVESRKAAIRQAIQTGVVGGTDLVVTIGGTGVGPRDKTPEATQKELDRRIPGIAEALRSSGLSANSLHAGLSRGIAGVSGSTVIVNIAGSREAIRDGMATLGPLVRHVIGELNV; from the coding sequence ATGAACATCCCAAAAGTTGGGGAAGTGGATAACGAGGAACTAGAGCGCGTGACCGGCGATATTCCGGAACCCGATGACGCACTCTTCCACACCTTGGATGCCGAAGCCCGAATGTATCAAGACCCCACTCGGCGCGCGCTCCTGCACGCCATGGTGGTCATCGTCACGGACCAGCCGGAAAAACATGCCCGTTTTGGGGAGTTGGTCGGGGAGTTACTGTCTGAAGAGGACTTCCTTGTCGATGCAATCCTCGAGGTTGAAAGTCGTAAGGCTGCCATCCGTCAAGCTATCCAAACCGGCGTGGTCGGTGGCACGGACTTGGTTGTGACCATTGGTGGTACCGGGGTGGGGCCACGGGATAAAACGCCCGAGGCGACACAGAAGGAACTGGACCGCAGGATTCCGGGTATTGCCGAAGCTCTTCGGTCCTCCGGTCTATCTGCGAACTCCCTGCATGCGGGTCTTTCGCGGGGCATTGCCGGAGTATCGGGCTCTACCGTGATTGTGAATATTGCTGGATCTCGGGAGGCGATCCGCGACGGTATGGCTACGTTGGGTCCGCTGGTTCGTCACGTCATCGGCGAACTTAACG
- a CDS encoding type B 50S ribosomal protein L31: MKKDIHPDYHAVVFKDASTGHQFLTRSTATSERTVEWEDGNEYPLIVVDVTSESHPFWTGAQRVMDTAGRVEKFQRRYGSMARRKKK, translated from the coding sequence ATGAAGAAGGATATCCACCCTGATTACCACGCAGTGGTTTTCAAGGATGCGAGCACCGGACACCAGTTCCTGACTCGTTCCACCGCCACTTCTGAGCGCACTGTTGAGTGGGAAGACGGCAACGAGTACCCACTGATCGTTGTGGACGTCACCAGTGAGTCTCACCCATTCTGGACCGGCGCACAACGTGTGATGGACACCGCAGGTCGCGTGGAGAAGTTCCAGCGTCGCTACGGCTCGATGGCCCGCCGCAAGAAGAAGTAA
- the rpsN gene encoding 30S ribosomal protein S14, with protein sequence MAKKSMIAKNEQRKEIVARYAERRAELKKIIKNPNTSDEDRMEAQWELNRQPRNASPVRVRNRDAADGRPRGYLRKFGLSRVRVRQMAHRGELPGVRKSSW encoded by the coding sequence ATGGCTAAGAAGTCCATGATCGCGAAGAACGAGCAGCGCAAGGAAATCGTCGCCCGCTACGCGGAGCGTCGCGCTGAGCTCAAGAAGATCATCAAGAACCCGAACACCTCCGACGAGGATCGTATGGAGGCACAGTGGGAGCTGAACCGTCAGCCCCGCAACGCTTCCCCAGTCCGCGTTCGTAACCGTGACGCTGCTGACGGCCGTCCACGCGGTTACCTGCGTAAGTTCGGTTTGTCCCGTGTCCGCGTTCGCCAGATGGCTCACCGTGGTGAGCTGCCAGGTGTGCGCAAGTCCAGCTGGTAA
- a CDS encoding RDD family protein, whose translation MTNNNANSPLGGDNPYQNNGGYGQDNSSFGQGSYGQDQGSAGYGQNDAGFGQADQGSAGYSQPSQGYGQSDQGYGQPTQGYGQTDQGYSQPSQGYQAFPNAAHHNSIGLQQGGVEYPGAGSRFLAFFLDSIVTGIITSVIVWLGFQSEIRPIINGEATELPLSVKIASAVLGLLVWYAYRVTMEAQAGGSLGRMATGTRVIKANGEPIDFATAAKRNIFYPIAVILNLIPIIGFLLQFVFYIAYGVSISKSPTKQSFTDKSAPALVVKK comes from the coding sequence ATGACGAATAACAATGCAAACAGTCCTCTCGGTGGAGACAACCCTTATCAGAACAACGGTGGCTACGGCCAGGACAATTCCAGTTTCGGCCAGGGTAGCTATGGACAAGACCAAGGTAGCGCCGGTTACGGTCAAAACGATGCCGGATTTGGTCAGGCCGACCAAGGTAGCGCCGGTTACAGCCAGCCATCTCAGGGCTACGGTCAAAGCGATCAAGGTTACGGACAGCCAACTCAGGGCTATGGTCAAACCGATCAAGGTTACAGCCAGCCATCTCAGGGGTACCAAGCATTCCCCAACGCTGCGCACCACAACAGCATTGGGCTGCAGCAGGGCGGGGTGGAATACCCCGGTGCGGGGTCCCGCTTCCTCGCGTTCTTTTTAGACTCAATTGTCACAGGTATTATTACCTCGGTCATCGTCTGGCTGGGCTTCCAATCGGAAATTCGACCGATCATCAACGGTGAAGCAACGGAACTGCCATTGTCCGTCAAGATCGCTTCTGCCGTCCTCGGACTGCTTGTGTGGTACGCCTACCGTGTGACCATGGAGGCTCAGGCCGGCGGCAGTTTGGGACGCATGGCTACCGGTACCCGCGTTATCAAGGCCAACGGCGAACCCATCGACTTTGCAACCGCCGCCAAGCGCAATATCTTCTATCCGATCGCCGTGATCTTGAACCTCATTCCTATCATCGGCTTTCTGCTGCAATTCGTGTTCTACATCGCGTACGGTGTCTCTATATCCAAATCTCCCACCAAGCAGTCCTTCACCGATAAGTCAGCCCCTGCGCTTGTTGTGAAGAAGTAG
- a CDS encoding S1C family serine protease, with product MTTNNPGGNDYGTGSWDQGQFDGQPSPQQPSAQASQQSGSSQYGSTPYGAQAPQRSGTSQHDTSQYGSTQNDTTQSGSTQNDTTQSGSTQNDTTQYGVSQHDAQGQYGVSQHDAQGLYMSGPGQVSPHPQSSYPTASHPASSQFQTAQFPPPQQPKRWSTATLVAMVLAGSLVAGAATAVVGNELNGTGYTSSSSTSFDEKKPTSDTKNTSGRPPAQGSVEEVAAKVLPSVVSIQVKTASSGADGSGSIISNDGLIVTNNHVVAGAEDGVAQIAVQLNDGRVLKAKLVAADPTTDVAVIKAVGATDLTPIKFGDSNKLNVGQDVVAIGSPLGLSSTVTTGIVSAKNRPVQAGGEKGGEASLIDAIQTDAAINPGNSGGALVNMAGELVGIPSVIATLGGGEGQQSGSIGLGFAIPINQAQDIAKQLIDKKKVEHPAIGAQVNTSPNSPNQGAQIVRVNEGSPAAKAGLKDGDIVIKVDDRLVEGGVGLIAAIRSHRVGDTVTLTVLPKGSGDEEKIEVTLGSR from the coding sequence ATGACGACGAACAACCCCGGCGGGAATGATTACGGCACGGGCTCCTGGGACCAGGGGCAGTTCGACGGTCAGCCATCGCCTCAGCAACCGAGTGCGCAGGCGTCGCAGCAATCTGGTTCATCCCAGTACGGTTCGACCCCGTATGGTGCGCAGGCTCCCCAGCGGTCAGGTACATCCCAGCACGACACATCTCAATACGGATCAACCCAAAACGACACCACACAGTCCGGATCAACCCAAAACGACACCACACAGTCCGGATCAACCCAAAACGACACCACACAATACGGCGTGAGCCAGCACGATGCGCAGGGCCAGTACGGCGTGAGCCAGCACGATGCGCAGGGCCTTTACATGTCCGGCCCGGGCCAGGTATCGCCTCACCCTCAGTCTTCGTACCCAACTGCGTCGCATCCTGCCTCCTCGCAGTTCCAGACAGCCCAGTTTCCGCCACCGCAGCAACCCAAGCGCTGGTCAACTGCCACCCTGGTGGCGATGGTGCTAGCTGGTTCCTTGGTCGCCGGTGCAGCCACCGCGGTTGTGGGAAACGAATTGAACGGGACCGGTTACACTTCCAGTTCCTCTACATCGTTCGATGAGAAAAAGCCCACGAGTGATACGAAGAACACTAGTGGGCGCCCACCTGCGCAGGGCAGTGTGGAAGAAGTAGCCGCTAAAGTACTACCCAGCGTGGTCTCCATCCAAGTGAAAACCGCCAGTTCCGGCGCTGATGGGTCCGGGTCGATTATTAGTAATGATGGTTTGATCGTCACCAACAACCACGTCGTTGCCGGCGCCGAGGACGGTGTGGCCCAGATCGCCGTGCAGCTCAATGACGGCCGTGTGCTCAAGGCGAAGTTGGTGGCGGCGGATCCGACAACGGATGTGGCTGTGATCAAGGCGGTAGGTGCGACCGATCTAACACCCATCAAATTCGGTGATTCGAACAAGCTCAATGTGGGCCAAGACGTCGTCGCCATCGGCTCTCCTTTGGGGCTGTCTTCCACGGTGACCACTGGCATTGTTTCCGCCAAAAACCGCCCGGTGCAGGCCGGCGGTGAAAAGGGTGGCGAGGCCTCGCTGATCGATGCAATTCAAACCGATGCTGCGATTAACCCCGGTAATTCCGGTGGCGCGCTGGTCAACATGGCCGGCGAACTGGTCGGTATTCCGTCGGTCATTGCGACGCTCGGCGGTGGCGAAGGTCAGCAGTCCGGTTCTATTGGCTTGGGCTTCGCTATCCCGATCAATCAGGCACAAGATATCGCCAAGCAGTTGATCGACAAGAAGAAGGTTGAACATCCCGCAATTGGCGCTCAAGTGAACACTAGCCCAAACTCGCCTAACCAAGGCGCGCAGATCGTGCGTGTGAACGAAGGCAGTCCCGCGGCCAAGGCCGGTCTTAAAGATGGAGATATCGTTATAAAGGTAGATGATCGTTTGGTTGAGGGTGGGGTTGGACTCATCGCGGCCATCCGTTCCCACCGGGTCGGCGATACCGTGACCTTGACCGTATTGCCTAAGGGCAGCGGGGATGAAGAGAAGATCGAGGTCACACTCGGTTCTAGGTAG
- a CDS encoding response regulator transcription factor — protein sequence MKILVADDDQAVRESLRRSLIFNGYTVVLATDGAEALEKIASERPDLAILDVMMPKRDGLEVCRELRSHGDDIPILLLTARDAVSERVAGLDAGADDYLPKPFALEELLARTRSLFRRATRPAINEAQSHEPLRFEDLTLNPDTRDVRRGERQISLTRTEFALLELLIRNPRKVLSRNNILEEVWGYDFPTSGNALEVYIGYLRKKTELEGESRLIHTVRGVGYVLRETAP from the coding sequence ATGAAAATTCTTGTTGCCGATGACGATCAGGCGGTTCGCGAATCCCTTCGCCGATCGCTCATTTTCAATGGCTACACCGTGGTTCTTGCCACGGATGGTGCGGAAGCGTTGGAAAAGATTGCGTCTGAACGTCCTGATTTGGCAATCCTGGACGTCATGATGCCAAAACGTGACGGTTTGGAAGTATGCCGCGAATTGCGTAGTCACGGTGACGACATTCCGATTCTCCTGCTCACTGCTCGCGATGCAGTCTCTGAACGCGTCGCCGGTCTCGATGCCGGTGCTGATGATTACTTGCCGAAGCCATTCGCTCTCGAGGAATTGCTGGCACGCACTCGATCCCTATTCCGTCGGGCAACTCGACCCGCGATTAACGAGGCGCAAAGCCATGAACCACTGCGGTTCGAAGACCTTACGCTGAACCCAGATACTCGCGATGTGCGCCGGGGTGAGCGCCAAATCAGCTTGACCCGCACCGAATTTGCGTTGCTGGAATTGCTTATTCGAAACCCGCGTAAGGTTCTGTCCCGCAACAACATCTTGGAAGAGGTCTGGGGCTATGATTTCCCTACCTCGGGCAATGCGCTGGAGGTTTATATCGGGTACTTGCGTAAGAAGACTGAACTAGAAGGGGAAAGCCGCCTTATCCATACGGTTCGCGGAGTGGGGTACGTCTTGCGTGAGACAGCCCCATGA
- a CDS encoding acetyl-CoA C-acetyltransferase — protein sequence MSESANDVVIVGAARTPQGRMLGGLAPKTAVDLGSLVISAVLERAGVAADKVNYVFMGQVVQAGTGQNPAKQAAVAAGIPMETPAITLNKVCLSGLNAVINGARLIKLGEAEVVVAGGQESMSNAPHVARGVRAGKGFGALKLEDTLERDGLTDPIEGSSMGLETDEGNVSRGITREEQDHIAALSHQRAEAATNEGVFAEEIVPVEIQGRKETVTVSADEGIRPGTTEEGLAKLRPAFRKDGTITAASSSQISDGAAAVVLTSREYAEANGLEILATLGAHGETAGPDTQLHSQPSQALKAALDKANWSVNDLDFLEINEAFAAVVAQSLKDLDYPLDKTNIHGGGISLGHPIGCSGARLVVHAVHELKRRASGKAGVSLCGGGGQGDALLLWR from the coding sequence ATGAGTGAATCAGCTAACGACGTTGTTATCGTCGGTGCAGCCCGCACCCCCCAAGGACGCATGCTGGGCGGTCTAGCTCCAAAGACCGCAGTAGATCTTGGATCGCTGGTTATCAGCGCAGTATTGGAACGCGCGGGCGTTGCTGCTGACAAGGTCAATTACGTCTTTATGGGACAGGTAGTCCAAGCTGGCACGGGTCAGAACCCGGCGAAACAAGCTGCCGTAGCCGCGGGTATTCCAATGGAAACCCCAGCCATCACCCTTAATAAGGTTTGCTTGTCTGGACTTAACGCTGTCATTAACGGCGCCCGCCTTATCAAGTTGGGCGAAGCTGAAGTTGTCGTTGCCGGTGGACAGGAATCCATGTCCAATGCTCCACACGTGGCTCGCGGTGTACGCGCTGGAAAGGGTTTCGGTGCGTTGAAGCTGGAGGACACACTGGAGCGCGATGGTCTGACCGATCCTATTGAAGGCTCCTCTATGGGTTTGGAAACGGACGAGGGCAACGTGTCTCGCGGTATCACACGCGAAGAACAAGACCATATTGCTGCTCTGTCCCACCAGCGCGCGGAGGCTGCCACCAACGAGGGTGTGTTTGCCGAGGAGATCGTTCCGGTTGAAATCCAGGGACGCAAGGAAACGGTGACGGTCAGCGCTGACGAGGGTATTCGCCCAGGCACGACTGAGGAGGGCCTAGCAAAGCTGCGCCCCGCATTCCGCAAGGACGGCACAATCACCGCAGCATCTTCCTCCCAGATTTCAGATGGTGCGGCGGCGGTCGTTTTGACCTCTCGCGAGTACGCGGAAGCCAATGGGCTGGAAATCCTGGCCACCCTCGGCGCGCACGGTGAAACCGCGGGACCAGATACCCAGTTGCATTCCCAGCCATCGCAGGCGCTGAAGGCAGCACTCGACAAGGCTAACTGGTCCGTCAACGACCTTGATTTCTTAGAGATCAACGAAGCGTTCGCAGCGGTTGTAGCTCAGTCGCTGAAGGATCTGGATTACCCCTTGGATAAGACAAACATTCACGGTGGTGGCATTTCGCTGGGCCACCCTATCGGCTGCTCCGGTGCGCGACTTGTCGTGCATGCTGTACACGAACTCAAGCGACGGGCCAGCGGAAAAGCAGGCGTGAGCCTGTGCGGCGGCGGCGGTCAGGGTGATGCGCTGCTGCTGTGGCGTTAA
- the rpmG gene encoding 50S ribosomal protein L33, with the protein MARNDIRPIIKLKSTAGTGYTYVTRKNKRNNPDRLTIKKFDPVVRKHVEFREER; encoded by the coding sequence ATGGCACGTAACGATATCCGTCCAATCATCAAGCTGAAGTCTACGGCTGGCACCGGTTACACCTACGTCACCCGTAAGAACAAGCGCAACAACCCAGATCGTTTGACCATCAAGAAGTTCGATCCGGTAGTCCGCAAGCACGTCGAATTCCGCGAGGAGCGATAA
- the rpsR gene encoding 30S ribosomal protein S18 encodes MKRNNMKKARMEQSRRPKKNPLKAEGIETVDYKNYALLRKFISDRGKIRSRRVTGLTPQQQRQVATAVKNAREMALLPFHSR; translated from the coding sequence ATGAAGCGCAACAACATGAAAAAGGCGCGGATGGAGCAGTCCCGCCGCCCCAAGAAGAACCCGCTCAAGGCCGAGGGCATTGAGACGGTTGACTACAAGAACTACGCTCTCCTGCGCAAGTTCATCTCTGACCGTGGCAAGATCCGTTCTCGTCGCGTCACCGGTCTGACCCCACAGCAGCAGCGCCAGGTTGCTACCGCTGTGAAGAACGCTCGTGAGATGGCTCTCCTGCCATTCCACAGCCGCTAA